A portion of the Cryptomeria japonica chromosome 5, Sugi_1.0, whole genome shotgun sequence genome contains these proteins:
- the LOC131039649 gene encoding 36.4 kDa proline-rich protein, translating into MLYKSHKIKTMVKVKMRKMEAIFLLVMISIAMSKSSVIACGSPYCRPPVYKPPTVPSPNVPYNPPGGGKCPIDALKLGACVDLLNHLVHIGIGDPVINKCCPLIQGVAELEAALCLCTIIRAKLLNLNILLPLALQLFVQCGLTPPPGFTCPPLT; encoded by the coding sequence ATGTTATACAAGTCCCATAAGATAAAGACAATGGTTAAGGTAAAGATGAGGAAGATGGAAGCAATATTTCTGCTAGTTATGATTAGTATTGCTATGAGCAAGAGCTCTGTAATTGCATGTGGAAGTCCATACTGTAGGCCTCCTGTTTATAAACCTCCCACAGTTCCCAGTCCTAATGTCCCCTATAACCCACCTGGTGGAGGGAAGTGTCCTATAGATGCATTGAAGCTTGGAGCCTGTGTTGATTTACTCAACCACTTGGTACACATAGGTATTGGAGATCCTGTGATCAATAAATGCTGCCCACTAATACAAGGAGTTGCAGAATTAGAAGCAGCACTGTGTTTGTGCACAATCATTAGAGCTAAGCTTCTTAACCTTAATATCCTTCTTCCACTGGCTTTGCAGCTTTTTGTTCAGTGTGGCTTGACACCTCCTCCTGGCTTCACCTGCCCACCTCTTACTTGA